The Magnetococcus marinus MC-1 genome contains the following window.
TACAGAAACCCAAATGTTGCCAAATTGATAAGAGGGTTGGTCGCCATCCATGCCCGGCAATTTGAATCGCCATTTTCACGGTAAATGGATCTGGTATCGCACGATCCAGTAGGGTGGGATAAATAAATGAGGGGAGGCTTAACCATCCTATCCAAGCAAGGCCGCTCCAAGTGCCTGCCATTGGCCGGGCGGTTGGCGGATCGGTCTCTATCTCAAGACCCCTTTGAGGAATCTATGGTGTCTGCATAAGCAGATCTACTATTCCAGATAGTGCAATTGGTTACGCCCGCTATTTTTGGCGTGATAGAGGGCTTGATCCGCGCGGGCCAAGAGTGTCGTGGGTATATCTTCGCTACGGGGCACCATAGAGGCGATACCGACACTCACCGTGACATGGTTGGCCACGTTGGAGTGAGCATGGGCGATCCGCAACTCCTGCACCCCTTGCAGCACCCGATTGGCAACGGTCACAGCCCCCTCGCGGCTGGTTTCAGGCAACACACAGGCAAACTCTTCACCCCCATAACGGGCTGCCAGATCCATAGGTCTGGGCATGGCTTGAGAGATAGCGTACGCTACCTGTTTGAGGCATTGATCCCCTTGAGCGTGCCCATAGCAGTCGTTAAACCGTTTAAAATAGTCGATGTCGAGCATGATTAATGAAAAATTGTGCTGATAACGCAGCGAACGGGACCACTCATAATCCACAAATTGATCAAAACGGCGACGGTTGGCAATACCGGTTAGACCATCCATAATGGCCAGTTGCTTAAGCATGTCACCATGGCGTTTTAGATCAATATGGGTCTTGATACGGGAACGCACCACCAGTGGATGAAAAGGCTTGCGGATATAATCCACCGCACCGACCTCAAACCCCTGTACCTCATCGTCATCCCCATGTCTGCTGGTGATAAAGATAACCGGCACATCGCGGGAGCGAGGATCTTCCTTTAACTGACGACACACCTCATAGCCATCCAGTTCGGGCATGCTAATATCCAGCAGAATCAGATCCGGCAATAAGCCCTTCTGTAACCGATTCTGCGCTTGGGCACCAGTTTTTGCAGCAATGATGCGATAGTCGGCCTTTAAGAGTGAAGTGAGAACATCAATGTTGATCTTCTCATCATCCACAATCATAATAGTTGGCCGCTCTCCTTCGCCCGAAGGGCGTTTACCGTGATTCAAGGTACTCTCCACTGCTTATGTGGATGGGGCGCAGGATGTTATGATAGGCCCAGACCTATCGTCGTTCCAATAAAATGCTGCCTGGGTCGTTGGCTTAGTGCCGTCCCGGCCGTGCTACGCCACATGGGGCCACATGGGGTTAGGTTCACGCCTCGTACACCGCAGCACGCTGTCCGCTAACGGTTGCCAAATCGCAATATTTTCATATTAGGCGTATTTATTTGTTTATGTCCAGATTTCCCAAACCCCAGGTAGGTTGTTTTATGGTAACCTTGGACCCGCTCATGGTCGGTTTATCTCTCTCGGCTCGTCCCTCGTAGAGGTTTTTGGGAGATGTAGATCACCTAGACTTTACGCCTGATCTATAGCATTCTGTAACCGTTGGTCATCAATGCTCAGATCGACTGTTTTAGGGCGGCCACCTAATCCGGATATTTCATAAATCCCTTCGATGATCGCGTAGAAATTTGGATTTTAAAGATCAAGCGAGAGCGTCGAGGATTCATGAAATATCCGGGCTAACCCTTATGATGACCGAATCGGTTCATTTACGCTCTCTACTCACCATCAATGGTCTGTTTGACTCGGGTAAGCTCTATGTCTGATCCTCACACACCCCACCGCACTTACCAATCCATTAGTGGCGATGTGGAAAAACAGCTCTTGGATCAACTGGCTGAACTCTCCGAGGGATCCCGATTAACCCCAATCAGTGAGCAATCTGAAGAAGCTTGGTGCAATGAAACCGTGCAAGCCTTTGAGCTCATGGCCGCCACGGAGCGCGAAATGGCTCTGCTGCTGGCTGATGTACAAGCCGGTGAGCCCGTCTCAACAGAGCCCTTGGACCTCTCAATCGCTAAACTCAATGTCTCGCTGGCCACCGATCCCGAGGCCCTATTAAGCCTCTCACTGCTGCGTACCTTTGATGGCGAAGGGTTTGACCACACCATTAACGTCTCTGTCTACATGATGGCGTTGGGGCGTGGACTGGAGCTGCCCGATCAACAGGTGATCCTCTTAGGCAAGGGCGGACTGCTGCACGATGTCGGCAAAGTGCGCCTTCCTCAATCCCTGATCAATAAAACCACCCCCTTGGATTTAAACGATCTTCGTTTTATCAAGGATCATGTCAGATTAACGCTGGACAGCCTCTCTCGTATGGAGGCTTTGCCACCAGAGATTATGCGCCTCGTTGCGGAACACCATGAGCGGCTGGATGGCAGTGGCTATCCCTCAGGCTTGAAGGGCGACCAAATTAGTCCCTATGGGCGCATAGCCGCCATCTGTGACTGTTTTGATGCCATGACCTCCAAACGTAGCTATCGTCGTGCCAAAACGGGTAAGCAGGTGCTGCGGGAGTTGGTGCAAGAGGGACGCGAACGAGGCACCTTGGATGTTAAAATGGTGGAGCTTTTTATCCGCGTGGTGGGCATCTATCCCGTTGGTAGCTTGGTGCGTCTGGCCGATGGCCATCTTGGGGTGGTGATGCGCAACAATCCCCGTGACCTGTTACACCCGACCATTAAGTTGGTCGCCAAAGGCGAAAACAACCTCATCATGACCCCGCAGCGGTTGGATTTGGCCCGTCACCGTGACGACGAAAAATTACGCATTGTCGGTACCGAATCCCCGGCCGCAACCCGTATTGATCCCTTGGCCTTTTTACCGGCAGCCCATCTTTTCGTACCTAATAAAACCGGCTATGGCTTGGCTTGATCGACGGAGGCAAAGCGGTAATGGTTGCGTCCGCTCTGTTTCGCCATCTGCATGGCTTGGTTCGCCTTGGTGAGCAGCTCTTCAGCCTGCTCGCCATGTTTGGGATAGATGCTGATGCCTATACTAACCCCTATTTGACACCACTGGGGATTGATGGCAATGGGCATGCTCAAAGCGTCAATAATTTTTTGTGCCACCAGCGCCACATCCTCCGGCGCTTCGGACAACTGCCGCAGCACAATCGCAAATTCATCGCCCCCCATCCTCGCGACGGTATCCTCACTGCGCAATAATGTGCGTAGCCGTTTGGCGACCTCTTGTAAGAGTCGATCCCCAATCTCCACACCATAGCTGTCATTGACTTGTTTAAAGCGATCCAGATCCAACATTAACACCGCCAACTCACCCGCCCGTCGACTGGCTTCACGCAAGCCTTGTAGCAACTGCTCCTTAAACAATACCTGGTTAGGCAACGCGCACAAGACATCATAAAAACTTAGTTGTTGCATCTCATCTTGCGCCGCCATTTGCTGACCCATATTTGTCAAGATGGCAACATAGCTGATGCGTTCTCCTTGTTGGTTCTCAATACCGCTGATACTTAACCACTGCGGAAGGATCTCCCCACTTTTATGGCGACTCCATATTTGCCCGCTCCAGTTCCCCCCCTTGCGCAAGGCTTGCCACATCTGTTTGAAAAACATAGCATCATTTCGACCAGAATTAAAAAGGGTGGTAGACTGCCCCAATAATTCCTCGATGGCATACCCGGTAAGCTGGTACATGGCCGGGTTGGCCATTTCAATTTTACCCTTGGCATCTATAACCAAGATGCCCTCATTGGAATTTTCCATGATGCTTGAACTTAGCTGCAACGTGTGCTCAATCTGCTTGCGCAAAGAGATATCACGAATAACGGCCACCACCCAATTTTGTGCATTCTGGGAAAAATGGTTGGCGGAGATCTCTATAGGGACCTCATGCCCCCCCTTACCCATACCCAACAACTCCACCGTGCGGCCTACCACCATCCGGCCTTTACCGCTTTTTTGGTACTGGGCAAAGCCCTGCTCAGCCTGCTCACGAAAGCGCGGTGGTGCCAATAGTTGATGCACCTGCTGACCCAACACCTCGCTCTCGCTATAGCCAAAAATTCGGCTCGCCGATGGGTTCCAAAAAACAATCTCCCCCCGATGGTTAACCACCACCACGGCATCATGTATCGCTGTCACAATTGTGGTAAACAAATTTTCACGGGCCGTAAGCAGGGCGAGTTGTTGCTGGTCTCGACTTAGCTGACCGGTGGCCCGCAACAGCAGAACGATCAACAATAAAGCTAAGCTTGCCATCACCGCGAGCATGATAAGGGAGCTGCTGCGTACCACCTGTTCCAACTGCTTTAATCGCCAGGAAACATCATAATAGAGTTCAAACGCCCCAAAAAATCGTTCTGATTTCATGATTGGCACATAGGTCTCTACCACATCTTTACTAAGCTGCCGCCCTTCCATACTGGGAAAGCTACGACGCACCAACTTGGTAAAGATTTTTCCCTTGGCAACCTGAGTGGCAAAGTAGTCGTTTTTGTTAACCTGATCTAAATCTTGAGGATCGCTCGAATAGACCACAACACCTTGGGCATTGAACACTTTCACCTTTTCTAAACGCGACTCTTTTTTAAAGTATGTAAGCTGCTCCAAAAAGGAGTGCGGCAGCTGATTTTTGTGGATACCCAAGGGGGATTTGACCAACGGCTGGGCCAAGAGGTTGCCTAAGTATTGCGCCTCATGCTCAATATCCTCAACCACACTCTGAACAAATTGGGGGAAGACCCAAAATCGTTCTAATAATGGGATGGCGGTAAAACTGACCACACAGAACAGCAACAAATTTCTAACAGCACTGTTCTGCTTGAACAGACGTAGGAAAGAACCCTTGAACAAGAACACGGGCTTCTCCTTCAAGCACGCTTATTGTCGGAAACTACACAACCGTGAGTGTAGCAGGTTTAACCGACGTTGCCCAAGTGTGAACATGCACACCCTACCAACAGCATGGCAGGTCCGATCAAACGGGCCAAGCGTGGTTGACACGCTTGTAAAAAATAGGGGGGCGCCATTACGGCCAATTTTGCACATCACGGTTGACCAATACGCCACCTTTTTTATTGTCTCGTCCCAAGGAGTAGAGATCAAACACACCGTGGTGACCCGGATAGACGTAATAAAAGGAGCGGTTCCATGGATCTAAGAGTGCAGGGGGTGATGTATAGGGACCCTGCCATTGTGGCGCGCCCCGTGGGGATTCGATTAAGGCATCCAGACCTTCATTTTGGCTGGGGTAGTCACCCACATCTCGGCCATACTGGAGTAAAGCTTCTTCCAGAATTTTCATGCGGTTTTGGGCAACCTCAGTCTGACCCCCACGTAGCTGCTCTATCAATTGCCCGCCGAAGAAAAACCAGATAAAACCACCCAGCGATAGAACCACCAGCAGTTCGACCATAATGATACGCCAGCGTTTGGTGTGAGGAAGTGGCGGTTTCATATGCAGATCCGGTATCTATGGTGAGTGTCGGTCGCCATGGGTTGCGAGGCAGCGTCGCACAGGTTACCACACAGCGTAGCTGTCGGGTTGATCCACTTAGGCCGCATGTTCTTACAACCATAGGTTTGATTATAATCGACCATACAGAGTTTATGGTACTTACCATGGAGCAATCTTGCAGCCTACCCGCTTAGGGCGACAATCCCAAGGGTGCAAACCCTGTGAGCTTTACCGCACCGCACCCGTGCAGCCTGTTCGAACCACAACGGTGGATGCACTAGAAAAGGCCGTCTAAGACCAATATTACCCACACGTTTCAGATACTTGACGGATTTTCTATGCCATGGTATTAACATACACTGACTATCTTAACCCCATACGGTCATTTTAGACCACCATTAATCTTTATTAAAATTTAAAGATCCATACGATGACAACCCTGTTTTTTTCTTTAGAACCCTTAATAGTCCCATCTTTCTGTTATCACTAATAATTTTAATCTCTATTTCCCATATGGTTAGAATTTTAGCTCAACATAATACCCATAAAAATCATAACTAGTACTTTTTATTGCCTATGGCGTGGTATTTTTTTGTTTGACTAATACATTTAATCCGGCGATAATGCCAATCAAGGGCTTACAAAACGTGCGATGCGGACGTAACCCAAACCGGACTGTAGGGAACAATCTTCGCGATTGTTCCCTTTTTTTATGCGCGTGCACGCTCTAGTTCGGCCAACCGCCTCCCAAAGACCTTTCGCATCATACGCCTGCCCCTAATGGAGATGATCCATGGGTCTGATTTTTTAAGGGTCGCCTTATATTTTGGGCCCATGGTTATGTGAGGTTACATCTTTGTGCGTCTATGGCATACTGGCCGACACGTAGATTGGGCTTGCGAGATAAGCGCGCTGTAATCTGGAGCCATTTGATGACGATTTAACTCAAAACAGCACACTTTGGTTGGTTGTGCAGGGTTTGGACATACCACTCACGTA
Protein-coding sequences here:
- a CDS encoding diguanylate cyclase, whose translation is MNHGKRPSGEGERPTIMIVDDEKINIDVLTSLLKADYRIIAAKTGAQAQNRLQKGLLPDLILLDISMPELDGYEVCRQLKEDPRSRDVPVIFITSRHGDDDEVQGFEVGAVDYIRKPFHPLVVRSRIKTHIDLKRHGDMLKQLAIMDGLTGIANRRRFDQFVDYEWSRSLRYQHNFSLIMLDIDYFKRFNDCYGHAQGDQCLKQVAYAISQAMPRPMDLAARYGGEEFACVLPETSREGAVTVANRVLQGVQELRIAHAHSNVANHVTVSVGIASMVPRSEDIPTTLLARADQALYHAKNSGRNQLHYLE
- a CDS encoding HD-GYP domain-containing protein; translation: MSDPHTPHRTYQSISGDVEKQLLDQLAELSEGSRLTPISEQSEEAWCNETVQAFELMAATEREMALLLADVQAGEPVSTEPLDLSIAKLNVSLATDPEALLSLSLLRTFDGEGFDHTINVSVYMMALGRGLELPDQQVILLGKGGLLHDVGKVRLPQSLINKTTPLDLNDLRFIKDHVRLTLDSLSRMEALPPEIMRLVAEHHERLDGSGYPSGLKGDQISPYGRIAAICDCFDAMTSKRSYRRAKTGKQVLRELVQEGRERGTLDVKMVELFIRVVGIYPVGSLVRLADGHLGVVMRNNPRDLLHPTIKLVAKGENNLIMTPQRLDLARHRDDEKLRIVGTESPAATRIDPLAFLPAAHLFVPNKTGYGLA
- a CDS encoding diguanylate cyclase domain-containing protein, producing the protein MFLFKGSFLRLFKQNSAVRNLLLFCVVSFTAIPLLERFWVFPQFVQSVVEDIEHEAQYLGNLLAQPLVKSPLGIHKNQLPHSFLEQLTYFKKESRLEKVKVFNAQGVVVYSSDPQDLDQVNKNDYFATQVAKGKIFTKLVRRSFPSMEGRQLSKDVVETYVPIMKSERFFGAFELYYDVSWRLKQLEQVVRSSSLIMLAVMASLALLLIVLLLRATGQLSRDQQQLALLTARENLFTTIVTAIHDAVVVVNHRGEIVFWNPSASRIFGYSESEVLGQQVHQLLAPPRFREQAEQGFAQYQKSGKGRMVVGRTVELLGMGKGGHEVPIEISANHFSQNAQNWVVAVIRDISLRKQIEHTLQLSSSIMENSNEGILVIDAKGKIEMANPAMYQLTGYAIEELLGQSTTLFNSGRNDAMFFKQMWQALRKGGNWSGQIWSRHKSGEILPQWLSISGIENQQGERISYVAILTNMGQQMAAQDEMQQLSFYDVLCALPNQVLFKEQLLQGLREASRRAGELAVLMLDLDRFKQVNDSYGVEIGDRLLQEVAKRLRTLLRSEDTVARMGGDEFAIVLRQLSEAPEDVALVAQKIIDALSMPIAINPQWCQIGVSIGISIYPKHGEQAEELLTKANQAMQMAKQSGRNHYRFASVDQAKP
- the gspG gene encoding type II secretion system major pseudopilin GspG, coding for MKPPLPHTKRWRIIMVELLVVLSLGGFIWFFFGGQLIEQLRGGQTEVAQNRMKILEEALLQYGRDVGDYPSQNEGLDALIESPRGAPQWQGPYTSPPALLDPWNRSFYYVYPGHHGVFDLYSLGRDNKKGGVLVNRDVQNWP